In the genome of Leucobacter luti, one region contains:
- a CDS encoding S8 family serine peptidase: MSPLPRRTPKHTHRRAGKRSVWALAPLLCAALALGFTTPAVDSGAVISGPAAQRTEPATLSPELSDYLSAAPATEFPRGFEAALSNAPAPEADPAPARAAAPNSAPDEAWVDAKTGRIEVIVYFTDQGVTAASQGDPALAATALQQDADAHWDTIDRRLSALTESGRIEVLNRFWVTSAVLVSAEATDRTLADLAALPGAIEVTPNYTVEPLDDTIDVLPEVRDTPDTGDVGATPSTAEATDDPVAAEAADASAAAADAETAALAAAEPALTYGLEKIGADDAWRDFGARGQGVRVAVLDTGIDASHPDIGSRLVGRGTGDPSYPGGWINFDRTGKPLVTKPTDPGSHGTHVAGTILGGSASGTSIGVAPDAELMAANVLSGGGSTAKILAALEWVISPTDGTGAPAGRAADVINMSLGSGGFEHQLARAIRNVRDAGIFPAIAIGNKAGTTSAPGNYFEAVAVGMTNAEDQVDRDSSGGVMTWGSAITSEYGWPESFVKPDISAPGVRVLSAMPGGKYGEATGTSMATPHVAGAVALLRSAQAGLSVTEIEDALERTAWHPNPESGPDIGYGHGRIDVHAAISAVLGESGVKGQVVNAGSGAPVSGATVSFAERGETWTTDVQGRFTARLAPGSYSLTVQRFGYETAQTAAVTVTANGFTELSIPVTQITVGSLTGTVLDHRTSAPIAGATVSLVGTELTATTDAQGAYRFDALPIGAYQVRAVADDKAAAMSAAAPVKAALTTTVKFRLADLSSVLVLGDATGRTAALLADNGFAVEARPALPANLAELGAYDAVLWDAPTGDASRARIQEAIAETDASGTGILWLDLGVSEHSGLAALSRALGDPADRSATDDRSASAVGYRITAEHEILAGGLLSPDALQPGSIVVQNSATAGPKFAAWFGALTGSTPTVIAETVVQHTDTTVQPNAVSTTAQGSGLAVDQRAKNRHAYLALHGSSPAVDARNWSPASAQLLLNTVKWAAPVALQAPEPEIWVGTPPVITPPVVVPPIVNPPVVTPPKPGTTNGTRGPGENGPVTVPANAAPAGAPAGGVASSNAGGSTRAPASQAAPKPDKKPAAPVQSARDLTADNAGGITSRITDGIAYITIPKAQAGDWFFLHVYPNGTPVDWIRVNDEGELRIDISKLTRGSYQFAFTSSESTLAGWVEIVISGTAQGVAAPGLVDEPTQLSAMTPAPGGGLTLSAGEQLMLLGSALLILAAAGLVLFGPRKRQTPAAVAAV, translated from the coding sequence ATGTCACCCCTGCCACGCCGCACCCCGAAGCACACCCATCGCCGCGCAGGGAAGCGCTCCGTGTGGGCACTCGCGCCTCTGCTGTGCGCGGCGCTGGCGCTGGGATTCACCACACCCGCCGTCGACTCGGGCGCGGTGATATCGGGGCCAGCAGCGCAGCGCACTGAGCCAGCCACCCTCAGCCCAGAACTCTCGGACTACCTCAGTGCGGCGCCCGCAACAGAGTTCCCCCGTGGTTTCGAAGCGGCGCTCAGCAACGCGCCTGCGCCTGAGGCTGACCCGGCACCGGCGCGGGCTGCTGCGCCAAACAGCGCGCCCGACGAAGCGTGGGTCGATGCGAAAACAGGGCGCATCGAGGTCATTGTGTACTTCACCGATCAGGGAGTCACCGCAGCGTCCCAGGGGGACCCTGCGCTTGCCGCCACCGCGCTGCAGCAGGACGCTGACGCACACTGGGACACGATTGATCGCCGCCTCTCCGCACTCACCGAGAGCGGGCGAATCGAAGTACTGAATCGATTCTGGGTCACCAGCGCGGTGCTCGTATCCGCTGAGGCGACGGATCGCACACTCGCCGATCTGGCCGCGTTGCCCGGCGCCATTGAAGTCACACCGAATTACACCGTTGAGCCGCTCGACGACACGATCGACGTGCTTCCCGAGGTCAGAGACACCCCAGACACGGGTGACGTCGGAGCAACCCCGAGCACTGCCGAGGCCACCGACGACCCCGTTGCCGCCGAGGCGGCCGACGCCTCCGCCGCCGCCGCAGATGCCGAGACGGCGGCCCTCGCGGCGGCCGAACCGGCACTCACCTACGGGCTCGAAAAGATCGGCGCCGATGACGCGTGGCGCGACTTCGGCGCCCGCGGCCAGGGCGTGCGCGTCGCCGTACTCGACACCGGCATCGACGCGAGCCACCCGGATATCGGCAGTCGTCTCGTCGGCCGCGGCACCGGCGACCCCAGTTACCCCGGCGGGTGGATCAACTTCGACCGCACTGGCAAGCCACTCGTGACGAAGCCGACCGATCCCGGCTCGCACGGCACACACGTCGCCGGCACTATCCTCGGCGGCTCGGCCTCCGGCACCAGCATTGGCGTCGCCCCGGACGCTGAGCTCATGGCGGCCAATGTGCTCAGCGGCGGCGGCAGCACCGCAAAGATCCTTGCCGCGCTCGAGTGGGTGATCTCCCCCACTGACGGCACCGGCGCTCCGGCCGGCAGGGCCGCCGACGTCATCAACATGTCGCTCGGTTCCGGAGGCTTCGAGCATCAACTCGCACGGGCGATCCGCAATGTGCGCGACGCTGGTATTTTCCCCGCCATCGCAATCGGCAACAAGGCTGGCACCACCTCGGCACCCGGGAACTACTTCGAAGCCGTCGCAGTCGGCATGACGAACGCCGAAGACCAGGTGGACCGCGATTCGAGCGGCGGCGTGATGACCTGGGGCAGCGCAATCACGAGCGAGTACGGCTGGCCGGAGAGCTTCGTGAAGCCAGACATCTCCGCACCTGGCGTCCGCGTGCTGTCGGCCATGCCCGGCGGAAAGTATGGCGAGGCCACCGGGACGTCGATGGCGACTCCGCACGTCGCAGGCGCCGTTGCGCTGCTGCGCTCAGCACAGGCCGGCCTCAGCGTGACCGAGATTGAGGACGCGCTCGAACGCACTGCCTGGCACCCCAATCCTGAGTCTGGCCCTGACATTGGCTATGGTCACGGCCGCATCGACGTGCACGCCGCGATCAGCGCCGTACTCGGCGAATCAGGGGTGAAGGGCCAGGTTGTCAACGCCGGCAGCGGAGCCCCAGTTTCAGGCGCGACGGTGAGCTTCGCCGAACGCGGTGAGACCTGGACCACAGATGTACAGGGGCGCTTCACCGCCCGCCTCGCGCCTGGCAGCTATTCACTCACCGTGCAGCGCTTCGGCTACGAGACCGCTCAGACCGCCGCGGTAACTGTCACTGCGAACGGCTTCACCGAGCTTTCGATTCCGGTCACCCAGATCACCGTTGGATCACTCACCGGCACGGTGCTGGACCATCGCACCTCAGCACCGATCGCGGGCGCCACAGTGTCCCTCGTCGGGACCGAGTTGACCGCCACCACTGACGCGCAGGGCGCCTATCGATTTGATGCCTTGCCGATCGGCGCCTACCAGGTGCGCGCGGTGGCGGATGACAAGGCTGCTGCCATGTCCGCGGCCGCTCCTGTCAAGGCTGCGCTCACGACCACGGTGAAGTTCCGCCTCGCAGACCTCAGCAGCGTGCTCGTCCTCGGCGATGCCACCGGGCGGACAGCCGCCCTGCTCGCCGACAACGGATTTGCCGTCGAAGCGCGCCCCGCGCTGCCCGCGAATCTTGCAGAGCTCGGGGCCTACGACGCGGTGCTGTGGGATGCACCAACGGGTGATGCCTCGCGCGCACGAATCCAGGAAGCCATCGCTGAGACCGACGCTTCTGGCACCGGGATCCTCTGGCTGGATCTCGGGGTCAGCGAGCACAGCGGCCTCGCCGCACTCTCGCGTGCGCTCGGCGACCCGGCGGATCGCTCGGCCACCGACGATCGCAGCGCCTCCGCGGTCGGATACCGCATCACCGCGGAGCATGAGATTCTCGCAGGCGGCCTGCTGAGCCCGGACGCGCTGCAGCCGGGCTCGATCGTGGTGCAGAACTCCGCGACTGCCGGGCCAAAATTTGCAGCGTGGTTCGGCGCACTCACCGGCTCGACACCCACGGTCATCGCCGAGACCGTCGTGCAGCACACCGACACGACGGTGCAGCCGAACGCGGTGAGCACGACCGCGCAGGGTTCCGGCCTCGCAGTGGATCAGCGGGCGAAGAACCGCCACGCCTATCTTGCGCTGCACGGCAGCTCACCGGCGGTGGACGCCCGCAATTGGTCCCCAGCGTCGGCGCAGTTGCTCCTCAATACCGTGAAGTGGGCCGCACCCGTCGCGCTTCAGGCGCCAGAGCCAGAGATCTGGGTTGGTACGCCACCCGTCATCACGCCACCAGTGGTTGTCCCTCCGATCGTGAACCCTCCCGTGGTAACTCCTCCGAAGCCAGGCACCACGAACGGCACACGCGGTCCGGGCGAGAACGGCCCCGTCACAGTTCCCGCGAACGCGGCTCCGGCAGGAGCCCCGGCTGGAGGAGTTGCCTCGAGCAACGCAGGCGGCTCCACTCGTGCACCGGCAAGCCAAGCGGCGCCGAAGCCGGACAAGAAGCCGGCTGCCCCGGTACAGAGCGCGCGCGACCTCACCGCGGACAATGCCGGCGGCATCACCTCACGCATCACAGACGGCATCGCGTACATCACGATCCCCAAGGCACAGGCAGGCGATTGGTTCTTCCTCCATGTCTACCCGAACGGCACGCCGGTCGACTGGATCAGGGTCAACGATGAGGGCGAGCTCCGCATCGACATCTCGAAGCTCACACGCGGCAGCTATCAGTTCGCCTTCACGTCCAGCGAGAGCACGCTTGCCGGGTGGGTCGAGATCGTGATTTCAGGTACTGCACAGGGTGTCGCCGCACCGGGGCTCGTCGACGAGCCGACACAGCTGAGCGCGATGACTCCTGCACCAGGAGGCGGGCTCACACTCAGCGCCGGTGAGCAGCTGATGCTGCTCGGCTCAGCACTGCTGATTCTGGCCGCAGCAGGGCTTGTGCTGTTCGGCCCGCGGAAGCGCCAGACCCCCGCCGCAGTCGCGGCGGTGTAG
- a CDS encoding endonuclease/exonuclease/phosphatase family protein, translated as MKVISYNLRKNRAVTEIAALAADHEVDVLCLQEAESVALPAELGALQLVHATERNRLGLAMYVRADRFVTRSAQTFQLKKSLHDRLLAPAHERLLGARLHDRETSRDLVVASFHAAPLTALNSLRRHQIHAALAELRQLGPGLPALMVGDYNYPVFKGRLDTEMRDHGYELSLSDKRTYTRYKMFRGHFDFATSMGLDIQCVSTLGRGLSDHLPILVDAAMSSERIAVAA; from the coding sequence ATGAAGGTCATCAGCTACAATCTGCGGAAAAACCGCGCGGTCACTGAGATCGCTGCGCTCGCCGCAGACCACGAGGTCGATGTACTCTGCCTGCAGGAAGCCGAGTCGGTCGCGCTTCCCGCTGAGCTGGGAGCGCTGCAGCTGGTACACGCCACTGAACGCAATCGGCTCGGACTCGCAATGTACGTGCGCGCCGATCGCTTCGTGACCCGCTCAGCACAAACGTTCCAGCTGAAGAAGTCGCTGCACGACCGGTTGCTCGCTCCGGCACACGAGCGACTGCTGGGTGCGCGCCTGCATGATCGGGAGACCAGCCGCGACCTCGTTGTCGCATCGTTTCACGCAGCGCCTCTCACCGCGCTGAACTCGCTGCGCCGTCATCAGATTCACGCAGCGCTCGCTGAGCTGCGCCAGCTTGGGCCGGGGCTGCCCGCGCTCATGGTCGGCGACTACAACTACCCCGTGTTCAAGGGCAGGCTCGATACCGAGATGCGCGATCATGGCTACGAGCTCAGCCTGAGCGATAAGCGCACCTACACGCGATACAAGATGTTCCGCGGCCACTTCGATTTTGCGACGTCCATGGGGCTCGATATCCAGTGTGTGTCAACGCTGGGCCGTGGTCTCTCGGATCACCTTCCCATCCTGGTGGATGCGGCGATGAGCTCCGAGCGCATCGCGGTCGCAGCCTAA
- a CDS encoding LysR family transcriptional regulator: MLEMKRLRLLWELRARGTVAAVAAALNYSPSAVSQQLALLEREAGVELLRKSGRTLEITAAGEALAAEAESLLAGLERAEAALHRARAEVTGTVRIAAFQTAMLAFMPEALRALRDRHPALRVEVVQVEPGAALRETWARGFDLVVAEHYPGHAAPHFQGLDREALTRDPIRLGLPPYGAGDSRFDRVTELAQLAELPWVMEPHGAATRHWSEEICRSAGFEPDVRYETADLQAHLRLIESGNAVALLPGLVRTRGRVRLLALSGDPHRTVFTAARASSGGHPALAAVRAALGDVASGLRFD, encoded by the coding sequence ATGCTTGAAATGAAACGGCTGCGGTTGCTGTGGGAGTTGCGGGCCCGCGGCACGGTGGCTGCGGTCGCTGCCGCGCTGAACTACAGCCCGTCAGCCGTTTCGCAACAGCTCGCGCTGCTTGAGCGTGAGGCTGGGGTTGAGTTGCTGCGCAAGAGCGGACGCACGCTCGAGATCACCGCTGCAGGTGAGGCACTCGCCGCTGAAGCGGAATCGCTGCTCGCGGGTCTCGAGCGTGCGGAGGCGGCTCTGCATCGAGCGCGCGCCGAAGTGACGGGCACGGTGCGAATCGCGGCGTTCCAAACCGCGATGCTCGCATTCATGCCAGAAGCGCTCCGCGCGCTCCGCGACCGACACCCTGCGCTGCGAGTGGAGGTCGTGCAGGTCGAGCCCGGTGCCGCGCTCAGGGAAACCTGGGCGCGGGGCTTTGACCTGGTGGTCGCAGAGCACTACCCCGGGCACGCCGCCCCGCACTTCCAGGGGCTCGACCGGGAGGCGCTCACACGGGATCCGATCAGGCTCGGGTTGCCGCCCTATGGGGCGGGGGACTCGCGCTTTGACCGTGTCACTGAGCTTGCGCAGCTTGCCGAGTTGCCATGGGTGATGGAGCCACACGGAGCAGCGACACGGCACTGGTCGGAGGAAATCTGCCGGAGTGCCGGCTTCGAGCCAGACGTGCGGTATGAGACCGCTGATCTCCAGGCGCACCTCAGACTCATCGAATCAGGCAACGCAGTCGCCCTCCTACCGGGCCTCGTGCGCACACGCGGGCGGGTGCGCCTGCTCGCGCTGTCGGGGGACCCGCACCGCACCGTGTTCACGGCGGCCCGCGCCTCGAGCGGAGGCCACCCGGCGCTTGCGGCAGTGCGAGCGGCGCTCGGCGATGTGGCCTCCGGGCTCCGCTTCGATTGA
- a CDS encoding bifunctional proline dehydrogenase/L-glutamate gamma-semialdehyde dehydrogenase: protein MTAQPTTRPQDLADQAVALVERWIAEAAEIPADAAAERLAGVLRDPRGLDFTVGFVDGVVRPEDLSAAAKQLRALTPLTPQFLPAALRGAISVGGAMAPALPALVVPLARRVLRQMVSHLIIDASEAKLGPAIAKITRDDVRLNINLLGEAILGEQEAARRLAGTHQLLQRPDVDYVSIKVSSTVAPHNHWAFDEAVARIEDHLLPLFARAAAASPHKFINLDMEEYKDLDLTLAVFTSILDRPEFAQLEAGIVLQAYLPDALRAMIRLQHWSATRVAHGGAPIKVRVVKGANLPMELVDAALHGWPAATWGSKQETDTSYKAVLDYALHPERVRNVRVGVAGHNLFDVALAWLLAQARGAESGIEFEMLLGMATGQAEAVKREVGSLLLYTPVVHPREFDVAIAYLIRRLEEGASQENFMSAVFELDENRPLFERERDRFLASLEALDEMTGGAPADSASEERTAPLPHRRQDRRRSDAAGIDDRVAERIAAGRRGEFTNVPDTDPDLPGNRLWGLEIADRMVASQLGAETVAAATVPNQTALNTVITRGVTAATAWQALGAEKRAEILYRAGELLEAKRAALLEVMGSECGKTLDQGDPEVSEAIDFANYYAMLGQLLEQVDGAVPQPVALTAVIPPWNFPVAIPAGGTLAALAAGSAVILKPAQSAARSGAVLVEALWEAGVPRDVLQLVQFRDRGLGSALVADSRVDRLILTGAYETAARFRELRADLPLLAETSGKNAIIVTPNADLDLAARDVAQSAFGHAGQKCSAASLVILVGSVAQSARFRAQLLDAVSSLRVGTPDQLTTQMGPIIAAPSGKLLRGLTTLGAGERWLIPPEPISSTHPLAVDSDGTTKLWRPGVRAGVRRGSEYHLTEYFGPILGIMTAETLDEAIDMVNEVDYGLTSGLHSLDSDELATWLRRIEAGNLYVNRGITGAIVRRQSFGGWKKSAIGAGTKAGGPSYLHGLVNWADAPVMQSLRAPLPSVAPLLTAAQQSGLTGADLAWLRAALGSDAAAWEDEFGIARDASQLGVERNVLRYFPVAATLRIAEDAPLHEAVRAIAAAVGAGAHPVVSTAQRFPEALLAALGSAGVSVHVESAAAWARRVAELAAQDGPAASARIRLVAGASRASEAAAVSVATGGKPDVAVYAGPVVAAGRVELLPHLREQAVSITAHRFGTPTHLSDGLL from the coding sequence GTGACCGCGCAGCCAACAACCCGCCCCCAGGATCTCGCCGATCAGGCCGTCGCCCTTGTCGAGCGCTGGATCGCCGAGGCCGCGGAGATTCCCGCCGACGCTGCGGCCGAGCGCCTCGCCGGTGTGCTGCGGGATCCCCGTGGACTCGACTTCACCGTGGGTTTTGTCGACGGCGTGGTGCGGCCGGAGGACCTCTCCGCCGCCGCGAAGCAGTTGCGGGCGCTCACCCCGCTCACCCCACAGTTTCTCCCTGCCGCACTGCGCGGTGCGATCAGTGTCGGCGGCGCGATGGCGCCGGCGCTTCCGGCTCTCGTGGTGCCCCTCGCCCGCCGCGTGCTCAGGCAGATGGTCAGCCACCTCATCATCGATGCGAGCGAGGCCAAGCTCGGCCCGGCCATCGCCAAGATCACGCGTGACGATGTGCGGCTCAACATCAACCTCCTGGGAGAGGCAATCCTCGGCGAGCAGGAGGCGGCCAGACGGCTTGCAGGAACCCATCAGCTCCTGCAGCGCCCGGACGTCGACTACGTATCGATCAAGGTGTCCTCCACTGTTGCGCCACACAACCACTGGGCATTTGACGAGGCAGTAGCCCGTATCGAAGATCATCTTCTCCCGCTGTTCGCCCGCGCGGCCGCAGCGAGTCCGCACAAGTTCATCAACCTCGATATGGAGGAGTACAAAGACCTCGATCTCACGCTCGCCGTGTTCACGAGCATCCTCGACCGTCCGGAGTTCGCGCAATTGGAAGCAGGCATCGTGCTTCAGGCGTATCTCCCTGATGCGTTGCGCGCCATGATCCGCCTCCAGCACTGGTCAGCCACGCGCGTCGCCCATGGCGGCGCCCCCATCAAAGTGCGCGTGGTCAAGGGGGCCAACCTCCCGATGGAATTGGTGGATGCCGCCCTGCACGGGTGGCCCGCCGCAACGTGGGGCAGTAAGCAGGAGACGGACACCAGCTACAAGGCCGTGCTCGATTACGCACTGCACCCCGAGCGCGTCCGCAACGTGCGCGTCGGAGTGGCCGGGCACAATCTCTTTGACGTCGCGCTCGCGTGGCTTCTCGCGCAGGCCCGCGGCGCCGAGTCAGGAATTGAGTTCGAGATGTTGCTCGGCATGGCCACCGGTCAGGCGGAGGCGGTGAAGCGCGAAGTTGGCTCACTACTCCTGTACACCCCGGTGGTGCACCCGCGCGAGTTCGACGTCGCCATCGCGTACCTGATCCGGCGGCTCGAAGAGGGAGCAAGCCAGGAGAACTTCATGTCGGCGGTGTTCGAGCTCGACGAAAATCGCCCGCTGTTCGAGCGTGAACGCGACCGTTTCCTCGCTTCGCTCGAAGCGCTCGACGAGATGACAGGCGGTGCACCCGCGGACAGCGCCAGCGAGGAGCGCACCGCGCCCCTCCCACACCGCAGGCAGGATCGGCGCCGCTCTGACGCCGCCGGAATTGACGACCGCGTGGCTGAGCGGATCGCGGCCGGCCGCCGCGGCGAATTCACCAATGTCCCCGATACGGATCCGGATCTCCCTGGAAACCGCCTCTGGGGCCTCGAAATCGCGGATCGCATGGTCGCCTCGCAGCTCGGGGCTGAAACTGTTGCCGCCGCAACGGTGCCGAATCAGACCGCGCTCAATACCGTGATCACACGCGGAGTCACGGCAGCCACCGCGTGGCAAGCCCTCGGCGCCGAGAAGCGCGCCGAGATCCTCTACCGCGCTGGAGAACTGCTCGAGGCGAAGCGTGCCGCGCTGCTTGAGGTGATGGGATCCGAGTGCGGAAAGACGCTCGATCAGGGCGATCCGGAGGTTTCCGAGGCCATCGATTTCGCGAATTACTACGCCATGCTGGGCCAGTTGCTCGAGCAGGTCGACGGAGCGGTGCCTCAGCCAGTCGCGCTGACCGCGGTTATCCCCCCGTGGAACTTCCCTGTGGCGATCCCCGCTGGCGGAACGCTCGCGGCGCTCGCGGCTGGCTCGGCTGTCATTCTCAAGCCGGCACAGAGCGCCGCACGTTCAGGTGCCGTGCTCGTTGAGGCGCTCTGGGAGGCAGGGGTCCCCCGAGACGTGCTGCAACTCGTGCAGTTCCGCGACCGAGGTCTCGGCTCGGCTCTCGTCGCAGACTCCCGCGTCGATCGACTCATCCTCACCGGCGCGTACGAAACCGCCGCCCGGTTCCGCGAGCTGCGCGCTGACCTGCCGCTGCTCGCCGAAACGAGCGGCAAAAACGCGATCATCGTCACACCGAACGCGGATCTCGATCTCGCGGCCCGAGACGTCGCCCAATCGGCGTTCGGGCACGCCGGGCAGAAGTGCTCGGCCGCATCTCTCGTGATCCTGGTCGGCTCTGTGGCCCAGTCCGCCCGGTTCAGGGCGCAGCTGCTGGATGCCGTGAGTTCGCTCCGCGTGGGCACCCCGGACCAGCTCACCACGCAGATGGGTCCGATCATTGCAGCTCCGAGCGGCAAGCTGCTGCGCGGCCTCACGACGCTCGGCGCAGGCGAGCGGTGGCTGATTCCCCCTGAGCCGATCTCGAGCACACACCCACTTGCCGTTGACTCCGACGGCACGACGAAGCTCTGGCGTCCCGGAGTCCGCGCTGGCGTGCGGCGCGGCTCCGAATATCACCTCACCGAATACTTCGGGCCGATCCTCGGCATCATGACAGCCGAGACACTCGACGAAGCCATCGACATGGTGAATGAGGTTGACTACGGTCTCACAAGCGGGCTCCACTCACTGGATTCCGACGAGCTCGCCACGTGGCTGCGGCGGATCGAGGCTGGCAACCTCTACGTCAACCGTGGAATCACCGGCGCGATCGTGCGCCGACAGTCCTTCGGCGGGTGGAAGAAGTCGGCGATCGGTGCCGGCACGAAGGCCGGAGGGCCAAGCTACCTTCACGGGCTTGTCAATTGGGCGGATGCCCCGGTCATGCAGTCGCTCCGCGCGCCACTCCCCAGTGTTGCGCCCCTGCTCACGGCCGCTCAGCAATCCGGTCTCACTGGCGCGGATTTGGCCTGGCTTCGCGCGGCACTCGGCAGTGACGCCGCCGCATGGGAGGACGAATTCGGGATCGCGCGCGATGCGTCCCAGCTCGGTGTCGAACGCAATGTGCTGCGCTACTTCCCAGTCGCGGCGACACTGCGGATCGCGGAAGACGCGCCGTTACACGAGGCCGTCCGTGCGATCGCGGCCGCGGTGGGTGCCGGGGCTCATCCCGTGGTCAGCACAGCACAGCGGTTTCCAGAAGCGCTGCTGGCGGCGCTCGGCAGCGCTGGTGTCTCCGTGCACGTCGAGAGCGCCGCAGCGTGGGCGAGGCGGGTGGCCGAGCTCGCAGCACAGGACGGCCCCGCAGCGAGCGCCAGGATCCGCCTCGTGGCGGGCGCTTCGCGCGCGTCTGAGGCCGCAGCGGTCTCAGTTGCGACGGGCGGGAAACCCGATGTCGCGGTCTACGCAGGTCCTGTCGTAGCGGCGGGCCGCGTCGAACTGCTGCCGCATCTGCGGGAACAGGCCGTCTCGATCACCGCGCACCGATTCGGCACGCCCACTCATCTCTCGGATGGGCTGCTGTGA
- a CDS encoding DUF5684 domain-containing protein, translating into MDNDLGAGGLALLGPVLGVWGLVALVFYVWYLWALSKLFPYLGLPAAHGWIPIWNEWQLIRRAGLPGWTVLLALVPGLGIVTLVFRIMAIHRLNTEFGKTASYTILGVFLPPIWAMLLASHISDGAYAGASVYTGEVAFPPLAAPPTPPAQGGTRSRRRAHLVAGPAVTGPAGTRATVGCLAPAGSGCSSILARCGAACRAILASPRAPAAARRPHTWAEPTPQAVQPPAEAWAPQELPSSEPHVEAGHGLPPVPPGAMRATPETPQEPVARDPHAMNDWGFSSTTEGNYERLAAEQFEARPAAPLGIHQTPEPFAWPGDADVAPPVSAVPLSLPEPLAAVAPQPSTAEQTQAPVIESEPHLSSAPALADSVASPQPVAATPPVPPVTEHLPGGAAPEAEHTLEPAQSAEPVASIFMDPVAQTPVLLETPAVPTPAPAPAAAVAASAPASDAGGVLRDDDEISDHTVVVPKRARWGLELPDGDTIELVGDDVVVGRKPTPLDGSTVLVVGDPTRTLSKSHARLRRDGEGWTIEDLGSTNGIAVLDGAGNVTPLPSGEEFIAPERMVLGTLEVRLRRL; encoded by the coding sequence ATGGACAACGATCTCGGTGCTGGCGGACTCGCCCTACTCGGACCGGTCCTTGGAGTGTGGGGGCTCGTCGCTCTCGTCTTCTACGTGTGGTACTTGTGGGCGCTCTCGAAGCTGTTCCCCTACCTCGGCCTGCCGGCGGCGCACGGTTGGATTCCCATCTGGAACGAGTGGCAGCTGATCCGCCGTGCGGGGTTGCCCGGGTGGACGGTGCTGCTCGCGCTCGTCCCCGGCCTTGGCATCGTGACACTCGTGTTCAGGATCATGGCGATCCACCGACTCAACACTGAGTTTGGGAAGACCGCGTCATACACGATTCTTGGCGTGTTCTTGCCACCGATCTGGGCGATGCTCCTCGCCAGCCACATCTCAGATGGCGCCTACGCTGGGGCAAGCGTCTACACGGGAGAGGTTGCGTTCCCGCCGCTTGCTGCACCCCCCACTCCGCCGGCGCAGGGTGGAACCCGCAGCCGGCGCAGGGCGCACCTCGTGGCCGGCCCAGCAGTCACCGGCCCAGCAGGCACCCGCGCCACAGTCGGCTGCCTGGCCCCAGCCGGCTCCGGCTGCAGCTCCATCCTGGCCCGATGCGGCGCAGCCTGTCGCGCAATCCTGGCCAGCCCCCGTGCCCCCGCAGCAGCACGCCGCCCCCACACCTGGGCCGAGCCCACACCTCAGGCCGTGCAACCGCCAGCCGAGGCGTGGGCCCCGCAGGAACTCCCGTCATCTGAACCGCACGTTGAGGCCGGTCACGGGCTCCCTCCGGTGCCTCCGGGAGCGATGCGCGCGACACCCGAAACGCCGCAGGAACCGGTGGCACGCGACCCGCACGCGATGAATGATTGGGGTTTCAGTAGCACCACCGAGGGGAATTACGAGCGACTTGCCGCTGAGCAGTTCGAGGCGCGTCCTGCTGCGCCACTCGGGATTCACCAGACTCCTGAGCCCTTCGCCTGGCCTGGGGATGCCGACGTTGCGCCTCCCGTGTCTGCGGTGCCGCTCTCGCTGCCTGAGCCGCTCGCAGCGGTCGCGCCGCAGCCGAGCACTGCCGAGCAGACCCAGGCACCGGTGATCGAGTCTGAGCCTCATCTCTCGTCAGCGCCTGCGCTTGCAGACTCCGTGGCATCTCCCCAGCCTGTTGCCGCGACGCCACCAGTCCCGCCAGTGACTGAGCACCTCCCGGGAGGCGCTGCCCCTGAGGCAGAGCACACGCTCGAGCCTGCGCAGTCGGCCGAGCCGGTCGCGTCGATCTTCATGGACCCTGTCGCGCAGACGCCTGTGCTGCTCGAGACACCTGCGGTACCCACACCCGCACCGGCACCCGCAGCCGCAGTCGCGGCCTCTGCGCCCGCGTCGGATGCGGGCGGAGTGCTCCGAGATGACGACGAGATCAGCGATCACACCGTCGTGGTTCCGAAGCGCGCGCGGTGGGGACTCGAGCTGCCCGATGGGGACACCATTGAGCTCGTGGGCGATGACGTCGTCGTGGGCCGCAAACCGACGCCGCTCGACGGCTCCACAGTTCTCGTGGTGGGCGATCCAACCCGTACGCTCTCCAAGTCTCACGCGAGGCTGCGCCGCGATGGCGAGGGGTGGACGATCGAGGATCTCGGCTCCACGAACGGCATCGCTGTGCTCGATGGTGCGGGGAATGTGACGCCGCTGCCGTCGGGAGAAGAGTTCATCGCTCCAGAGCGGATGGTGCTTGGCACTCTGGAGGTGCGCCTGCGCCGGCTCTAG